From the genome of Nakamurella flavida, one region includes:
- a CDS encoding DUF3027 domain-containing protein: MIAPSSPVDSTAPSETSGPVDTPVDGSLLELARRVAQEEAGSADRVGDFLGSRAEDDVASTLSFAALDPGYRGWRWSVTVAQVGDDAPTVSEVLLLPGDEALVPPPWLPWAERVRGQDVGPGDLHPVGPDDERLVPGYLESDDPAIEDVALEVGLGRTRVLGILGRLDAAERWHAGEFGPETAMAEQAPASCISCGFYVPLAGALGAALGACANEFSPADGRVVDAAFGCGAHSETEIDMPMLSALPDIALDDGVLDVYRRGGNAAVVDDDRAEVGAVDAVDGAEVVSTDDHGTVEGGTDQGGAGGSAPTDTADSVVTEPLFDDEGGTEVDASDQAVSENVADEQPSDGSATEQGETDVVVPDPTATDGAASDEVPFDEAVLDQVSLDEVPTDEVPIDGPLEISDSEPVVEDAVVSADAVLSEAPASEAPMTGTPVTTEDSDLAPVTEPATESLFDTTSLEPADDLVADGDADADVATDADVTADVTAAADASGSAADPTADDQR, translated from the coding sequence GTGATCGCCCCCTCGTCGCCCGTCGACTCCACCGCCCCGTCCGAGACGTCGGGCCCGGTCGACACCCCGGTCGACGGGTCCCTCCTCGAGCTGGCCCGGCGGGTCGCCCAGGAGGAGGCCGGATCGGCGGATCGGGTCGGTGACTTCCTCGGGTCCCGCGCCGAGGACGACGTCGCCAGCACCCTCTCCTTCGCCGCGCTCGATCCCGGCTACCGGGGCTGGCGCTGGTCGGTCACGGTGGCCCAGGTCGGTGACGACGCCCCGACCGTCAGCGAGGTGCTGCTGCTCCCCGGCGACGAGGCACTGGTCCCGCCGCCGTGGCTGCCGTGGGCCGAGCGGGTCCGCGGCCAGGACGTCGGCCCCGGTGACCTGCACCCCGTCGGCCCGGACGACGAACGGCTGGTCCCCGGTTACCTGGAGTCCGACGACCCCGCCATCGAGGACGTCGCGCTGGAGGTCGGCCTCGGCCGGACCCGCGTGCTCGGCATCCTCGGCCGGCTCGACGCCGCCGAACGCTGGCACGCCGGCGAGTTCGGCCCGGAGACCGCGATGGCCGAACAGGCCCCGGCCTCCTGCATCAGCTGCGGTTTCTACGTCCCGCTCGCCGGTGCCCTCGGCGCCGCCCTGGGGGCCTGCGCGAACGAGTTCTCCCCCGCCGACGGCCGCGTCGTCGACGCCGCCTTCGGCTGCGGCGCCCATTCCGAGACCGAGATCGACATGCCGATGCTCTCGGCGCTCCCGGACATCGCCCTGGACGACGGGGTGCTGGACGTCTACCGGCGGGGCGGGAACGCGGCCGTCGTGGACGACGATCGCGCAGAAGTCGGTGCGGTGGATGCCGTGGACGGGGCCGAGGTGGTGAGCACGGACGACCACGGCACCGTCGAAGGCGGCACGGATCAGGGCGGCGCCGGCGGGTCGGCCCCCACGGACACCGCGGACTCCGTCGTCACCGAGCCCCTTTTCGATGACGAGGGCGGGACCGAGGTCGACGCGTCCGACCAGGCCGTGTCCGAGAACGTGGCCGACGAGCAGCCCTCCGACGGGAGTGCGACCGAGCAGGGCGAGACCGACGTGGTCGTCCCCGATCCGACGGCCACCGACGGCGCAGCGAGCGACGAGGTGCCGTTCGACGAGGCGGTGCTCGATCAGGTGTCGCTCGACGAGGTGCCCACCGACGAGGTGCCGATCGACGGACCGCTGGAGATCTCCGACAGCGAACCCGTCGTCGAGGACGCGGTGGTGTCCGCGGACGCGGTCCTGTCCGAGGCTCCGGCGTCCGAGGCTCCGATGACCGGAACCCCGGTGACCACCGAGGATTCCGACCTCGCGCCCGTCACCGAACCGGCCACGGAGTCTCTCTTTGACACGACCTCCCTCGAGCCGGCCGACGACCTCGTGGCCGATGGCGATGCCGATGCCGATGTCGCTACCGACGCCGATGTCACTGCCGATGTCACTGCCGCCGCCGACGCGTCCGGTTCCGCTGCCGATCCCACCGCCGACGATCAGCGGTAG
- a CDS encoding MFS transporter: protein MDRPGGDQGAVDDGSWDRPRAPDRPADEAADTTETVHLPRRPPALPRPASGPRDAEPPRQWTRRADGERRPGPRPPVTGGHLPPYVPPLAPGPDDQRTTALPRSPGRGAHLPPYREPLRPPAGPTGPPPDTSRTGTRNGRGPDEASTPFPKKVTVTRVAAWRSRELTNRGVQMFRRAATADGADRSGLTNLTYAVMGNYAVDAALAVALANTLFFAAATAESTGKVLLYLLITVAPFAVIAPFIGPALDRLQHGRRVALAASSFARAVLALIMVFQFDTWALYPCALGMLVLSKSFGVLKAALTPRVLPEQSTLTKTNSRLTVFGLMAGGVCGALAAGLSAVFGSGGALWFTAALAVGGGLLCLRIPAWVESTAGEVPVEAVVTGKGATFPVQVTTTLWANGTIRVETGFLALFIAFVVKSEYPTAGGFTQLLLLGVVGAAAGLGGFLGNALGARIPLRTPDLTALLALGAVTLTTLVAVLAPGLATAAVVGLVGSTASSLAKVCLDSSLQHHLPEASRASAFGRSETVLQLSWVFGGVVGLLIGGVWSFGHDEVYSVGFGVVTAFLAVGLLQTWLVRSGRTIVPAGVRLPRPRFGRRHPRTDLAPADPTAPTTRTAPPTVPHETPPSTTRGPIPGRPRRRSARTPKDRP from the coding sequence GTGGACAGGCCCGGCGGAGATCAGGGAGCCGTGGACGACGGTTCCTGGGATCGTCCCCGCGCTCCCGACCGACCTGCCGACGAGGCCGCCGACACCACCGAGACCGTCCACCTGCCGCGCCGACCGCCTGCGCTGCCCCGTCCGGCCTCCGGACCACGCGACGCCGAACCGCCGCGGCAGTGGACCCGTCGCGCCGACGGCGAGCGGCGCCCGGGTCCCCGCCCCCCGGTCACCGGCGGCCATCTGCCCCCGTACGTGCCCCCGCTGGCGCCCGGGCCGGACGACCAGCGCACCACCGCACTCCCCCGCTCACCGGGGCGCGGTGCCCATCTCCCGCCGTACCGCGAGCCGCTGCGCCCGCCGGCCGGCCCGACGGGACCGCCACCGGACACGAGCCGGACCGGCACCCGGAACGGCCGCGGGCCGGACGAGGCGTCCACACCGTTCCCGAAGAAGGTCACGGTCACCCGGGTCGCCGCGTGGCGCAGCCGCGAGCTGACCAACCGCGGCGTGCAGATGTTCCGGCGGGCGGCCACCGCGGACGGCGCCGACCGGTCGGGGCTGACCAACCTCACCTACGCCGTCATGGGCAACTACGCGGTGGACGCCGCCCTGGCCGTGGCCCTGGCCAACACCCTCTTCTTCGCGGCGGCCACCGCGGAGTCCACCGGCAAGGTGCTGCTGTACCTGTTGATCACGGTGGCCCCGTTCGCGGTGATCGCGCCCTTCATCGGCCCGGCGCTGGACCGCCTGCAGCACGGTCGCCGCGTCGCGCTGGCCGCATCGAGCTTCGCCCGGGCCGTGCTCGCCTTGATCATGGTGTTCCAGTTCGACACGTGGGCGCTGTACCCGTGCGCCCTGGGGATGCTGGTGCTGTCCAAGTCGTTCGGGGTGCTCAAGGCCGCCTTGACCCCGCGGGTGCTGCCCGAGCAGAGCACGCTGACCAAGACCAACTCCCGGCTCACCGTCTTCGGGTTGATGGCCGGCGGGGTGTGCGGCGCGCTGGCCGCCGGCCTGTCCGCGGTCTTCGGCTCGGGCGGGGCGCTCTGGTTCACCGCGGCCCTCGCCGTGGGCGGCGGGCTGCTGTGCCTGCGCATCCCGGCGTGGGTGGAGTCGACCGCCGGCGAGGTGCCCGTCGAGGCCGTGGTGACCGGGAAGGGCGCGACGTTCCCCGTCCAGGTCACCACGACCCTCTGGGCCAACGGCACCATCCGGGTGGAGACGGGGTTCCTCGCCCTGTTCATCGCGTTCGTGGTGAAGAGCGAGTACCCGACCGCCGGCGGATTCACCCAGCTGCTGCTGCTCGGGGTGGTCGGCGCAGCGGCCGGTCTCGGCGGATTCCTCGGCAACGCCCTGGGCGCCCGGATCCCGCTGCGCACCCCGGACCTGACGGCGCTGCTCGCCCTGGGCGCGGTGACCCTGACCACCCTGGTCGCCGTGCTGGCCCCCGGTCTGGCCACGGCCGCCGTGGTCGGCCTGGTCGGATCGACGGCGTCGTCGCTGGCCAAGGTCTGCCTGGACTCGTCACTGCAGCACCACCTGCCGGAGGCGAGTCGGGCGTCGGCCTTCGGCCGCAGCGAGACCGTCCTGCAGCTGTCGTGGGTGTTCGGCGGCGTCGTCGGACTGCTCATCGGCGGGGTGTGGTCGTTCGGGCACGACGAGGTCTACTCCGTCGGCTTCGGCGTGGTCACCGCGTTCCTGGCCGTCGGCCTGCTGCAGACCTGGCTGGTGCGGTCGGGCCGCACGATCGTCCCGGCCGGCGTCCGGCTGCCCCGCCCACGCTTCGGCCGCCGCCACCCCCGCACCGACCTGGCCCCCGCGGACCCGACCGCGCCCACCACCCGCACCGCACCCCCGACCGTCCCGCACGAGACCCCGCCGTCGACCACCCGGGGACCGATCCCCGGCCGCCCCCGTCGTCGCTCCGCCCGCACCCCGAAGGACAGACCCTGA
- a CDS encoding DUF2771 family protein, whose protein sequence is MDRRSPSRLLRLTGAAALVLALSACQAPRPDVTFYGNRTAVESGYTLWCSPNQDRTQFECDQPHGPDGEARLSLRPGQSVQINVPDAIAEQPWLATFVYRTADGEQLQGRSEVLDDHDLSYTLTPIESGDQLLRVEVVTGFEVGPQTTADPNSTGFDIGATRSWVLTVDPSA, encoded by the coding sequence ATGGACCGCCGCTCCCCGTCCCGCCTGCTCCGCCTGACCGGCGCCGCTGCCCTGGTGCTGGCCCTGAGCGCCTGCCAGGCCCCCCGCCCGGACGTCACCTTCTACGGCAACCGCACCGCCGTGGAGTCGGGGTACACCCTGTGGTGCTCGCCCAACCAGGACCGCACGCAGTTCGAGTGCGACCAGCCGCACGGGCCCGACGGGGAGGCACGCCTGTCGTTGCGACCAGGGCAGAGCGTGCAGATCAACGTGCCGGACGCCATCGCGGAGCAGCCCTGGTTGGCCACCTTCGTCTACCGCACGGCGGACGGTGAGCAGCTGCAGGGACGCTCGGAGGTCCTCGACGATCACGACCTGTCCTACACGCTGACTCCGATCGAGTCCGGCGATCAGCTGCTCCGGGTCGAGGTGGTGACCGGTTTCGAGGTCGGCCCGCAGACCACTGCCGACCCCAACAGCACCGGCTTCGACATCGGGGCGACCCGGAGCTGGGTGCTCACCGTCGACCCGTCCGCCTGA